The following is a genomic window from Puniceicoccaceae bacterium.
GGACTTCAAGTGTTACCCGGCGGGGTTCACGCACACAGCGAAGCAGGGTGCTGCCCCCGGTTGCCTGATTGGCTTCCAGCGCATTCTTGGTCAGATTGATCAGCATCTGTTCGATCTGTGCCTCATCGGCAAAAATTTCAACATCACAGCAAGCCTCCGCACGAATGCTGCCACCTTTAAAGTCCTGCAAGTCCATGATGCGCGTAACCAACGCATTGAGCGTAAACCACGATTTCACAGGCGTCGGCAATTTTGCGATTTTTCCATAGTCGCTGACAAAGCGGCTGAGGGCTTCCGCTCGCTTTTGGATCACCAGCAATCCATCATCGAGATCGGATTGCAGCTCCGACTCCATTGACTCGCGCTGGACCAGGGTTCGCAGGGTTCCCGAAATTGATTTGATCGGAGCCAGAGAATTGTTCAGCTCGTGCCCCATCACCCGGATCAAGCGCTTCCAGGCCATGCGTTCCTCTTCACGCAGGCTCTTGCTGAGATCCTGAATCAGCACCAGCGTATGCGGAACCCCATCTTCTCGAAACTCCTTGCGCTGCACAACCCAACGGCCAGAAGCACCGGGGAATGCAAACTGGAAGGGTCGTTCCTCCGATACCTGCAACAGGTGTTCTACCCCAAAATCGCTGGCCAGTTTCCCAATGCAGTCACACTGAGTGGAATTCAGCAGCTCACAACCCGCGCGGTTTGATAGCGTGATGCATCCCTGCCCGTCAAACGCCATGATGGCGACATCGGTATGATCCATCACCCCGTTCAGGAGTATCCGGGATTCCACC
Proteins encoded in this region:
- a CDS encoding ATP-binding protein; protein product: KVLPLHLVSAIREGDYSMQSRPSSTQDAMGELYQEIHLLIDDLKTQHQRAVESRILLNGVMDHTDVAIMAFDGQGCITLSNRAGCELLNSTQCDCIGKLASDFGVEHLLQVSEERPFQFAFPGASGRWVVQRKEFREDGVPHTLVLIQDLSKSLREEERMAWKRLIRVMGHELNNSLAPIKSISGTLRTLVQRESMESELQSDLDDGLLVIQKRAEALSRFVSDYGKIAKLPTPVKSWFTLNALVTRIMDLQDFKGGSIRAEACCDVEIFADEAQIEQMLINLTKNALEANQATGGSTLLRCVREPRRVTLEVLDEGLGLASSDNLFIPFYSTKPGGSGIGLTLSQQIAENHDGSLELVNRTDRQGCVARVRLPLPLRTDTDA